GTCTGTACGGCGTGCCTTTTCGCTTATTCAGCCGTTTTCTCAGATTCCGATTATATGTTATCGCGTTCTTCACCGTCGCTCCGGCTTCATCTGCGTCCCCTTTTGATGCCCATCCGGTCTCTGAAACAATGACCTGCATACATAATAGAATGATTAAATCGAGTTCACAAGTCTTGTTTTGATAACGTTAGTCTTGTTATCAAAAAGAATTTGCGTTTGacatttacatttataaataaaagttgtgTTAAACAtttaaacagaaacaaaaaaaaatagtcaaaGCCTCGAAGGTTTACATAGTGTTTGTGTGTGCCTTTACGTTTACATTTTATGCCAGTGTATCTACTTTCAAAATACAAGATTAAATTAACTAGAAAAATAAATGAGTTGTTACTATGAAAACATGGCATTTTTAAGCAATCCCAAATATAAGTTAAATATGTATAGTTATAAGAAATACTTTACCGGCACTTTTGGGAAGCCAGCTTTCTCGAGAGCAGCATAAGAAGCATCAACCATAGCATCGAACATGTTATCGTAACGAAGCTTAGTTTTGGCGTCATAGATGCCATCGCTGTGCTCGAAGAGGGCGTAGTTGAGGTCAATATGGCTCGGATCCGATTTATAAGCTAGAAAAGGGTATGCGTTAATGTAGAACGGTGACCCTATCTGCCAGAAAAACGCTAACAACGGCTTCATAAACGGCACCACATCATCCCTAAACGTGCAAGCCGACGGTGGATACGAGTTCGCAAACACAGCCTCCGAGTGTGGACTCGACACCTATAAAAAGCAAATAAGCAAGTTCGAGACTATAAAAGATATGTAGGACcacaaaaatcctaattgaaaatcatgaaatataaaaacgataatataaaattagaaaacgtttaaatttttgttccaAGAAGATAAAGACTTTAACTTGTTTGGTTTAAGTACAAGATTATAATGTAACGTACCTCGACCCTAGTGTGAAGTCCAAGACGACGAAGAGCGGAGTAAACATTCTTGGCCGCAGGTAAGAGAACTTCCCAAAGCTCTACAGTGGTGCCACCTAAAATCTCGTTTCCCACAGCTATACCGCTAATTTTAGTACCGCTACGTATGAAAGGCTCGACGTTTTCTTTAACCCAATTCATTGCTCGGTCTTCTCCAACACTAATGTCCTTGAGAAACTCATTGCCTAAGCCAACAATGATCTCGATCTCTGTGTTACGAAATGCTGTGAGGACGGAGTGATCAGCGTCGTAGATACGTATGTTTCTGATCTTTGCTGCTTTAAGGAGAGTTACTACTGCGAGAGGAGACGGGAGATTATCCGCTATGCGACCGTAGTTTACACCGTATGTACCGATGAATGCTACGGCCGTTTGCGAAGAGAAGATAGAGGAGACAAAGAGAAGCGAGAGAAATAAAGAAGAGCAAACCATGCATGAATGTTTCATTTTTGAATGATTTATGCTTTAAACAGTGCACTTAATATGGAAACAAGAAGAGTTTATACTACTATGTGTTGTCCATTAATAGTAAGATTCTAAACTTTTGTCACGGGGACCATGCAAAAGGAAGGAATCAAGGTAAGTTGTGGGTCTTTCTTTGCATTAGATTCTTACTTTACCATTAGATTCTTACTTTACCTTCAAAGTAAAACTGTTTTTACTTTTTGCTCTCAATCTTCTTCTtgctttctccttttttttaagGCAAACTTGTCACCATTGTTTGACTTCAGATAAAGATTGGACTAAAATCAAAACTACTTTTGAA
This region of Brassica napus cultivar Da-Ae chromosome C5, Da-Ae, whole genome shotgun sequence genomic DNA includes:
- the LOC106398980 gene encoding glucan endo-1,3-beta-glucosidase 14-like, which encodes MKHSCMVCSSLFLSLLFVSSIFSSQTAVAFIGTYGVNYGRIADNLPSPLAVVTLLKAAKIRNIRIYDADHSVLTAFRNTEIEIIVGLGNEFLKDISVGEDRAMNWVKENVEPFIRSGTKISGIAVGNEILGGTTVELWEVLLPAAKNVYSALRRLGLHTRVEVSSPHSEAVFANSYPPSACTFRDDVVPFMKPLLAFFWQIGSPFYINAYPFLAYKSDPSHIDLNYALFEHSDGIYDAKTKLRYDNMFDAMVDASYAALEKAGFPKVPVIVSETGWASKGDADEAGATVKNAITYNRNLRKRLNKRKGTPYRPDMVARAYVFALFNENLKPGPTSERNFGLFKPDGSIAYDIGFTGLKYSSATRSRFGTSLNALVSAFVFMFLVLHRLLPLS